The segment GTCGGCATAGGCGACGCCTGACAGCAGTGTGCCCGATGTGTTCCGGGTGGGCTGGAGGATGCTGCCAAACTGACCGCTTTGCATGTAGGCACCGTCACGCAGGCTCTGTGCCTCGGTTTTAAGCTGGCCCGCAGGAGTGGCTGCCGTGCCATAGTCAGGGTGCGTGCCATACCAGTTCGTGGCATCAGGAAGCAGCAGATCGCGCCGGGCGGCCACCAGACGCACATCTCCCTGGGATGGCCCCGCCGGATTCAAGATCAGCGAACGCACCACATCACCACGCTGAATGATCGGCAGCCGCATTTCCCCGCCAACGGTCACGGGAGTGAAGCGGCTGCTGATGCTGCGCGGTCCGCTTTGAAAGTCAGACACGAGCAGCGACGGCATCGGAATGACCTGGTCTGGAAACTCCATTTCAACGGAATGAATGGCGTCTCCTGCCTGTGGTGATGTCATGGATGCATTCGGAGCCATCAGATCCACCACGATGGCACCGCCGCTGAATCGCAGCGTGGAGCCCGCCAGGCCCATGCCGCTTAGCAGGGACACATCACCGCTGCTGATGAACGGGAAGCCACGCGCCGGATCATTCACCACTCCAGGCACTTTGGGCGTGCCATCTGCCTGCAGAAACTGGGAGGCAATGCACGCATAAGCACTGTTGTTCCCTCCCCAGCCTGTTCCTGCGCCGAAAGGCAGGGAGCTGGAAAAGATGCAGCGGTTGCGCGCATTGCCACCGGGCAGCAGCAGTCCGATGCCCTGGCCGATGGTGAAGTGCTGCAGCCTCCGGATGCGCACACTCCATGCGGGGCTCACTGCTGGTGTGCCGCAGGCCGGGATCATGGGGTTGATCACCATCAACGCACGCAGCTTTGTTGCGCGGTCGCAGATGCCGTCTTTGTTGTCATCTCTCGGTTTCCCATCAGATCCGCGCTCCACATCCGTGAAGGCAAACACCACCGCCACCTCTGTGATGGTGGGGAAACGGCCAAAGCCCCTCGTTGTTGTCCCGTTCGTGGTGGTAATCGTCAGCGGCACTGCGCTCTGCTCCGCCAGGCCTTGTGCATTCGCTGATCCAGGGCCGGGTGGCAGACAGGCGCTGGTGTTGGCAGTCCAGCGCAGCATGTCCAGCATCGAGGTTAGAAGCTGGTCGCGGCTCTGTGTTCCATATTTGTTCAGAAAAGACGCGCCATAGCCTGGAAAGGCCACGCTGGTCATCTGCTGCAGCCACGAGTACAAGTTTTGATTCCGCTGCACCGCCCAGTCATCTGTCATGCTCTGTGACGAGCCCTGGCTGCTGGTGCCGCTCCAGTTGGCGGCTCGCTGAAAAGCAAATTCAGCCACCTGTGCCGTGCCAGCGTTCAAGGAACAGGCGGCCATGACATGACGGTCCACCACACTGCGCTGTGCTGCATCCTGCGGCACCATCCACAGCGCGATTTTCGGCCCGCCAAACGGGTTCAGTTCTGGTGACGCCGAGTGTGTGGTCAGAAAAAAACGGGCCATGCTCAGATCCGCCGGTTCCATCAGAAATCCTGAGCTGCCGCCGCTGCCATTGGGCTGCCGTTGCGTGCTGTAAAATAGCTCGTCCATCGTGGCGTAGTGGCGGTCCTGCCGTGCGATCAGGTCGGCACCCACACCATGGGGTGCCAAGGTTTGATAGAGGCTGACGTACCTGGCCCACGGAGTCGATTTGTCTGCCGTCAGCGGGTTCACCTCATCAGGCTTGGGCCACTGCGTGCTGCCAGCGGCGGCTCCGCCAAAATTTCGCAGCACTGGACTCAGCGAGGTGAAGGCTGGATGCCCGCTCAGCCGGTAGCTTTCCACGCCCGTGGGGGCATTCAGAGCATTGCCGTGCTCCACCTGAGTGTTGGCTGCAGGCATGTCCCAGGCGGCACCCTCGGTGGCGGTGTTCAGGTTCAGCTTGCAGCTCTCGTCGTCCGTCCAAAAAGCGACACGTCCTACAATGGGAGTGTCCGCCGACACCACGTCTGCCGAAAAGCTGGCCTTGGTGCCGGTGAGGTTCGTCGGCACCACCAGGCGACCGTCCTTCAAAACATAGATCCAAGCTGCGGGCATGGGCAGTGAATGCAGGGCATCAGCACCTGGTGCAGCCTGGCGCAGCGCAAAGCCTGCCACCCGGCCAATGGCCG is part of the Prosthecobacter vanneervenii genome and harbors:
- the vccA gene encoding Verru_Chthon cassette protein A; its protein translation is MKTRRHCRRSGSAIVIVLVFAAMIMVLVLAVLGTGMQSRKQSAAVGKIQEVEALAQLPAQMVITQLQRATLPGKTSDGERLTWVSQPGMIRVFGTQPTARMHYRLYSAPVMNSATLDLTQEAAALNQWNVQASGYTDLNEPVLSSRSGAVEKKFPIADPAAIGRVAGFALRQAAPGADALHSLPMPAAWIYVLKDGRLVVPTNLTGTKASFSADVVSADTPIVGRVAFWTDDESCKLNLNTATEGAAWDMPAANTQVEHGNALNAPTGVESYRLSGHPAFTSLSPVLRNFGGAAAGSTQWPKPDEVNPLTADKSTPWARYVSLYQTLAPHGVGADLIARQDRHYATMDELFYSTQRQPNGSGGSSGFLMEPADLSMARFFLTTHSASPELNPFGGPKIALWMVPQDAAQRSVVDRHVMAACSLNAGTAQVAEFAFQRAANWSGTSSQGSSQSMTDDWAVQRNQNLYSWLQQMTSVAFPGYGASFLNKYGTQSRDQLLTSMLDMLRWTANTSACLPPGPGSANAQGLAEQSAVPLTITTTNGTTTRGFGRFPTITEVAVVFAFTDVERGSDGKPRDDNKDGICDRATKLRALMVINPMIPACGTPAVSPAWSVRIRRLQHFTIGQGIGLLLPGGNARNRCIFSSSLPFGAGTGWGGNNSAYACIASQFLQADGTPKVPGVVNDPARGFPFISSGDVSLLSGMGLAGSTLRFSGGAIVVDLMAPNASMTSPQAGDAIHSVEMEFPDQVIPMPSLLVSDFQSGPRSISSRFTPVTVGGEMRLPIIQRGDVVRSLILNPAGPSQGDVRLVAARRDLLLPDATNWYGTHPDYGTAATPAGQLKTEAQSLRDGAYMQSGQFGSILQPTRNTSGTLLSGVAYADNAIPAVPVGLNGATTLNAGVLGDWESGEGVLEDGPFVNRSRLLPAGCFARSTTGGSSLQATSDPLSEISSAICFGALPSGVYGNGTDGTPRPWQTLLFCANPAGRSTAANHTAQATDHFGFTSPPDHLWLEFFWTPVTQPWPMSASFATEGKVNLNHQLMPFTWIQRATALYGALKGVRITAIPTAALSSQNGSAKGNTDGSPLNATFKYEVDEGKTVDGLNQRLDGGDVFRTASEICGQFLVPRRISGHSYDSSGFSPADPASMQYGDMTMWWNGTTGSAGDAFEGTGDNLRESPYAQVHPRLCTQSNVYSVHYRVQVLRQARGAPAETWDEARDHVQAERRGCCVIERRLAQQATPLPDPATSTSARSLHEAHSFRIVSQTVFGP